A genomic window from Anoplolepis gracilipes chromosome 6, ASM4749672v1, whole genome shotgun sequence includes:
- the LOC140666659 gene encoding diacylglycerol lipase-beta isoform X1: MRSKPATRDVDTEILRTSYEYKQTRIPPPKYYISHNRRFAEREMPALKLFGRKWLAATDDLVYPGLFELFIRIVWLILIGIACVRYYEDTWNCRLGGELVRVYLLGEAIMLSIVTLLILIIIRHSAKGTIMDTCARRYVEPLLIIKVSMLLPEIGWNVLGTMWIFGQNVECNQSYSITVVEALVFFDWILIGLSIFGLALVFDPIGSLERRQLESSVEHGKISRIWLRRFKFLWWMRKDESANETFQHVAGLLSALFRGTDLVPSDVVAGCILLRVRQKRETHELRKLNLITRPKYTPDSSAIFSDTPSWMSLEAAHHFLQLSIASYGWLFVIYQHLCTGCFRLIRGMTCCACFRRKRNIILDDNCCLCYLSGIKYLSKLSEEDILFASLKNHLCEIPFCVIADHKTANIVIIIRGSLSLRDLITDIAAASDSFECPGVPPDSTAHKGMIIGVKIILKQLENYKVLEKAFASYPNYNLTITGHSLGAGLAILLGLLIRPRYPNLRVYAFATPAGLLSRNAARITEEFALTIGLGDDLVMRLSVDSIENLRTSLLTTLRACRLPKYRVVLNGFGYALFGIPENDLNKTWINHDMISTIPGQSPLLAKSSNAENKIIERDITKRRYSKQQLFNAGRILHITRCKLEKTEGKSKKQLAKERKYEMRWAQAEEFTKLSVMPRMLLDHLPENIELALATLLEQQNDIPYYFDP, encoded by the exons ATGCGGAGCAAACCTGCGACGCGTGATGTTGATACAGAGATATTGCGCACGAGCTACGAGTATAAACAAACACGGATTCCCCCACCAAAGTACTACATATCGCACAATCGTCGATTTGCCGAAAG gGAAATGCCTGCGTTGAAGCTCTTTGGACGAAAATGGTTGGCCGCAACCGACGACCTTGTGTATCCTGGCTTGTTCGAATTATTTATCCGTATTGTATG GTTGATTCTTATAGGGATCGCCTGCGTAAGGTACTACGAGGATACGTGGAATTGTCGGTTGGGAGGTGAATTAGTACGCGTGTATCTCCTTGGCGAAGCGATCATGCTCAGCATTGTCACGCTCTTGATACTTATTATCATCAGACATAGCGCGAAGGGGACCATCATGGATACGTGTGCTCGACGTTACGTCGAGCCACTTCTAATAATCAA agTATCGATGTTGCTGCCAGAGATCGGATGGAATGTCTTAGGCACCATGTGGATTTTCGGACAAAACGTAGAATGTAACCAATCCTATTCCATCACCGTCGTCGAAGCTCTAGTATTTTTCGACTGGATCCTGATCGGCCTTAGTATTTTTGGCCTCGCTCTAGTGTTCGACCCAATCGGTTCCCTGGAGAGACGACAGTTGGAAAGTTCTGTGGAGCACGGCAAGATCTCGCGCATCTGGCTACGCAGATTCAAATTCCTGTGGTGGATGCGCAAGGACGAGAGCGCAAACGAGACCTTTCAACATGTTGCTG GTCTTTTAAGCGCATTATTCCGCGGTACCGATTTGGTTCCTTCGGACGTAGTAGCGGGATGCATCTTACTTAGAGTCCGACAGAAGCGAGAAACTCATGAATTgcgaaaattaaatctaatcaCGCGGCCAAAGTATACTCCAG ACAGCAGCGCAATCTTCTCGGACACACCTAGTTGGATGTCCTTGGAAGCTGCCCATCATTTCCTGCAATTATCGATTGCTTCTTACGGCTGGTTGTTCGTAATATATCAGCATTTATGTACTGGATGTTTTCGTTTAATACGAGGCATGACATGCTGCGCTTGTTTCcg acGAAAGCGTAACATTATTCTGGACGATAATTGTTGCCTCTGTTATCTTTCTGGCATTAAATACTTATCGAAACTGTCCGAGgaggatattttatttgcttcttTAAAGAATCATTTATGCGAA ATACCGTTCTGCGTAATTGCAGATCACAAAACTgctaatattgttataattatacgagGATCATTATCCTTGCGAGATTTAATCACTGATATTGCAGCCGCGTCCGATTCATTCGAATGTCCTGGCGTTCCTCCAGATAGCACG gcACATAAAGGCATGATAATaggagtaaaaataattttgaagcaactggaaaattataaagttttggAAAAAGCATTTGCCTCATATCCCAATTACAATCTAACGATCACAG gTCACAGTTTAGGAGCTGGCTTAGCGATTCTTTTGGGATTATTGATACGGCCTCGTTATCCGAACTTGAGAGTCTACGCATTTGCTACGCCTg CTGGGCTGCTCAGCAGAAATGCTGCCAGGATCACGGAAGAGTTCGCGTTGACTATTGGACTTGGGGATGACCTTGTAATGAGGCTTAGCGTGGAtagtatagaaaatttaagaacTTCATTATTGACAACTCTTCGGGCCTGCCGATTACCTAAG tATAGAGTGGTCCTAAATGGATTTGGATATGCTTTATTCGGAATTCCCGAGAATGATCTGAATAAAACATGGATCAATCATGACATGATTAGCACAATTCCAGGCCAGTCACCTTTACTCGCCAAGTCTAGTAATGCG gaaaataaaataatagaacgtGACATAACTAAGAGAAGATATTCGAAACAACAATTGTTTAATGCTGGCCGCATTCTTCATATAACAAGGTGCAAGCTAGAAAAAACGGAGGGAAAGAG CAAGAAACAGCTCGCGAAAGAGAGGAAATACGAGATGCGATGGGCGCAAGCAGAAGAATTTACGAAATTATCGGTGATGCCACGCATGCTTTTAGATCATTTGCCAGAAAATATAGAGCTGGCATTAGCCACTTTATTGGAACAACAGAATGATATACCCTATTATTTCGATCCTTAG
- the LOC140666659 gene encoding diacylglycerol lipase-beta isoform X2, translated as MPALKLFGRKWLAATDDLVYPGLFELFIRIVWLILIGIACVRYYEDTWNCRLGGELVRVYLLGEAIMLSIVTLLILIIIRHSAKGTIMDTCARRYVEPLLIIKVSMLLPEIGWNVLGTMWIFGQNVECNQSYSITVVEALVFFDWILIGLSIFGLALVFDPIGSLERRQLESSVEHGKISRIWLRRFKFLWWMRKDESANETFQHVAGLLSALFRGTDLVPSDVVAGCILLRVRQKRETHELRKLNLITRPKYTPDSSAIFSDTPSWMSLEAAHHFLQLSIASYGWLFVIYQHLCTGCFRLIRGMTCCACFRRKRNIILDDNCCLCYLSGIKYLSKLSEEDILFASLKNHLCEIPFCVIADHKTANIVIIIRGSLSLRDLITDIAAASDSFECPGVPPDSTAHKGMIIGVKIILKQLENYKVLEKAFASYPNYNLTITGHSLGAGLAILLGLLIRPRYPNLRVYAFATPAGLLSRNAARITEEFALTIGLGDDLVMRLSVDSIENLRTSLLTTLRACRLPKYRVVLNGFGYALFGIPENDLNKTWINHDMISTIPGQSPLLAKSSNAENKIIERDITKRRYSKQQLFNAGRILHITRCKLEKTEGKSKKQLAKERKYEMRWAQAEEFTKLSVMPRMLLDHLPENIELALATLLEQQNDIPYYFDP; from the exons ATGCCTGCGTTGAAGCTCTTTGGACGAAAATGGTTGGCCGCAACCGACGACCTTGTGTATCCTGGCTTGTTCGAATTATTTATCCGTATTGTATG GTTGATTCTTATAGGGATCGCCTGCGTAAGGTACTACGAGGATACGTGGAATTGTCGGTTGGGAGGTGAATTAGTACGCGTGTATCTCCTTGGCGAAGCGATCATGCTCAGCATTGTCACGCTCTTGATACTTATTATCATCAGACATAGCGCGAAGGGGACCATCATGGATACGTGTGCTCGACGTTACGTCGAGCCACTTCTAATAATCAA agTATCGATGTTGCTGCCAGAGATCGGATGGAATGTCTTAGGCACCATGTGGATTTTCGGACAAAACGTAGAATGTAACCAATCCTATTCCATCACCGTCGTCGAAGCTCTAGTATTTTTCGACTGGATCCTGATCGGCCTTAGTATTTTTGGCCTCGCTCTAGTGTTCGACCCAATCGGTTCCCTGGAGAGACGACAGTTGGAAAGTTCTGTGGAGCACGGCAAGATCTCGCGCATCTGGCTACGCAGATTCAAATTCCTGTGGTGGATGCGCAAGGACGAGAGCGCAAACGAGACCTTTCAACATGTTGCTG GTCTTTTAAGCGCATTATTCCGCGGTACCGATTTGGTTCCTTCGGACGTAGTAGCGGGATGCATCTTACTTAGAGTCCGACAGAAGCGAGAAACTCATGAATTgcgaaaattaaatctaatcaCGCGGCCAAAGTATACTCCAG ACAGCAGCGCAATCTTCTCGGACACACCTAGTTGGATGTCCTTGGAAGCTGCCCATCATTTCCTGCAATTATCGATTGCTTCTTACGGCTGGTTGTTCGTAATATATCAGCATTTATGTACTGGATGTTTTCGTTTAATACGAGGCATGACATGCTGCGCTTGTTTCcg acGAAAGCGTAACATTATTCTGGACGATAATTGTTGCCTCTGTTATCTTTCTGGCATTAAATACTTATCGAAACTGTCCGAGgaggatattttatttgcttcttTAAAGAATCATTTATGCGAA ATACCGTTCTGCGTAATTGCAGATCACAAAACTgctaatattgttataattatacgagGATCATTATCCTTGCGAGATTTAATCACTGATATTGCAGCCGCGTCCGATTCATTCGAATGTCCTGGCGTTCCTCCAGATAGCACG gcACATAAAGGCATGATAATaggagtaaaaataattttgaagcaactggaaaattataaagttttggAAAAAGCATTTGCCTCATATCCCAATTACAATCTAACGATCACAG gTCACAGTTTAGGAGCTGGCTTAGCGATTCTTTTGGGATTATTGATACGGCCTCGTTATCCGAACTTGAGAGTCTACGCATTTGCTACGCCTg CTGGGCTGCTCAGCAGAAATGCTGCCAGGATCACGGAAGAGTTCGCGTTGACTATTGGACTTGGGGATGACCTTGTAATGAGGCTTAGCGTGGAtagtatagaaaatttaagaacTTCATTATTGACAACTCTTCGGGCCTGCCGATTACCTAAG tATAGAGTGGTCCTAAATGGATTTGGATATGCTTTATTCGGAATTCCCGAGAATGATCTGAATAAAACATGGATCAATCATGACATGATTAGCACAATTCCAGGCCAGTCACCTTTACTCGCCAAGTCTAGTAATGCG gaaaataaaataatagaacgtGACATAACTAAGAGAAGATATTCGAAACAACAATTGTTTAATGCTGGCCGCATTCTTCATATAACAAGGTGCAAGCTAGAAAAAACGGAGGGAAAGAG CAAGAAACAGCTCGCGAAAGAGAGGAAATACGAGATGCGATGGGCGCAAGCAGAAGAATTTACGAAATTATCGGTGATGCCACGCATGCTTTTAGATCATTTGCCAGAAAATATAGAGCTGGCATTAGCCACTTTATTGGAACAACAGAATGATATACCCTATTATTTCGATCCTTAG